The Syngnathus typhle isolate RoL2023-S1 ecotype Sweden linkage group LG3, RoL_Styp_1.0, whole genome shotgun sequence genome window below encodes:
- the prdx2 gene encoding peroxiredoxin-2, which translates to MSSGNAQIGNPAPAFKATAVVDGQFKDIQLSDYKGKYVVFFFYPLDFTFVCPTEIVAFSDRAEEFRKIGCEVLGCSVDSHFSHLAWINTPRKQGGLGNMKIPLVADLTKNISRDYGVLKEDDGISYRGLFVIDNKGILRQITINDLPVGRSVDETLRLVQAFQHTDQYGEVCPAGWQPGGDTIVPDVEKSKAFFSKQ; encoded by the exons ATGTCGTCTGGAAACGCTCAAATCGGCAACCCGGCCCCAGCCTTCAAAGCCACGGCTGTTGTGGATGGACAATTCAAGGACATCCAGCTGTCTGACTACAAAG GAAAGTATGTGGTGTTCTTCTTCTACCCTCTGGACTTCACATTTGTCTGCCCCACTGAGATTGTGGCATTCAGCGACCGAGCTGAAGAATTCCGCAAAATTGGCTGCGAGGTTCTCGGCTGCTCCGTCGACTCTCACTTCAGTCACTTGGCCTG GATCAACACACCAAGAAAGCAGGGAGGTCTGGGTAACATGAAAATCCCGTTGGTGGCAGACCTCACAAAGAACATTTCCAGAGACTATGGTGTGCTGAAGGAGGATGACGGCATTTCATACAG AGGTCTGTTCGTGATTGACAACAAAGGCATTTTGAGGCAGATCACCATCAATGACTTGCCAGTGGGTCGCTCTGTGGACGAAACCCTCCGTCTGGTCCAGGCCTTCCAGCATACTGACCAATATGGTGAAG tgtgtcCTGCGGGCTGGCAGCCAGGCGGTGACACCATTGTTCCTGACGTTGAGAAGAGTAAAGCCTTCTTCTCCAAGCAGTGA
- the LOC133151365 gene encoding protein Wiz-like yields the protein MTTPKEMDQQCSPARTSADLLPDTLASALRQQEEGRTVSSLEPPTPAKPLWAPLETDAPVTLASNNNNNNNGDEVHVCQLCSCWYETRKALSSHARSHLHQIGIPDTDIKGSPIDFLYQIMKDEDLKSASKKQQEQPISTNNPPGSPTKRPPGLSPPPTSPPCKRAKPPEEFTCILCGEVCKNRKGLASHSRSHLRQIGVLDLLGKDESAIDTVHDLVSSGVLEATHAPKTSSSTLAAPSSAPGSPVASQPLSPVTGQSRSSFPSTPPSLAKSPQNSVNRAPKAKKGFRLAVDPLLRKPKPEPLEIDVSLMGGASSSSGSTPPLNLSASVTPSKALSADEHPPPTVPCDYCGQLFETRKALSCHARAHLRQLGLTWSIKTSPIDLLNDVMMRGGNSFLSGEVSSSGKIQWSPQGPKRSSESHQTISNLSSSPLDYSMKDKSPSCKSGAMTLGQSCELCGFSFENRKALASHTRAHLRQLGVLEWRSEGATSPIERLRELMRKDPVKVAAVTRRYREGDVNIKKKTVSLSTLSDSESLPGSNPNFSGHKVGKDDQGVSLGTSKQVHAHAVAAYGGGGVRAPRALALPKRIPAAGEENQDTNSQQPSRTGSIPALLPKPPLTPLVKLVGKVYSLKCRFCEKVFHGPHSVQEQWITHLQKHILSLGYKGQESPPAAPPGLIQSVAV from the exons ATGACAACCCCAAAAGAGATGGATCAACAATGTTCTCCAGCCCGAACATCAGCAGATTTGCTTCCTGATACGTTAGCTTCAGCTTTAAGACAACAGGAGGAAGGCAGAACTGTATCCTCTTTGGAGCCCCCTACACCAGCAAAGCCACTATGGGCGCCTCTTGAAACGGATGCTCCAGTCACATTAG cttcaaacaacaacaacaacaataacggCGACGAGGTTCACGTTTGCCAGCTTTGTAGCTGCTGGTATGAGACACGTAAAGCTCTGTCCAGTCACGCTCGCTCCCATTTGCACCAAATAGGAATCCCCGACACTGACATCAAGGGCAGCCCCATTGACTTTCTTTATCAGATCATGAAGGATGAAGATCTCAAGTCCGCTAGCAAGAAGCAACAGGAGCAGCCTATTTCTACAAACAATCCACCTGGGAGTCCCACTAAACGTCCACCAGGGCTCTCCCCTCCGCCTACGTCACCTCCTTGTAAGCGAGCAAAGCCCCCTGAGGAGTTCACTTGTATTCTTTGCGGGGAGGTCTGTAAAAATCGGAAAGGCTTGGCTAGCCACTCGCGGTCTCATCTACGACAGATTGGAGTTCTGGACCTTCTGGGGAAAGATGAGTCCGCTATCGATACCGTTCACGATCTGGTGAGCAGTGGCGTGTTAGAAGCTACACATGCCCCAAAAACGAGCAGCAGCACTTTGGCCGCACCCTCTTCAGCGCCAGGCTCTCCTGTGGCCTCCCAGCCTCTGTCCCCTGTCACGGGGCAATCCAGATCTTCTTTTCCCTCCACCCCCCCGAGCCTTGCCAAGTCTCCACAGAACTCAGTGAATCGTGCCCCAAAGGCAAAGAAAGGCTTTCGTCTGGCGGTGGACCCTCTCCTGAGAAAACCCAAGCCTGAGCCTTTGGAGATTGATGTGTCTCTCATGGGTGGAGCCAGCTCAAGCAGCGGAAGTACTCCACCACTGAACTTATCTGCTTCTGTAACTCCTTCCAAAGCTCTCAGTGCAG ATGAACACCCGCCTCCGACAGTCCCCTGTGACTACTGCGGTCAGCTTTTCGAGACTCGCAAAGCGCTGTCGTGCCACGCCCGCGCCCATCTGCGCCAGCTTGGCCTCACCTGGTCAATCAAGACGTCACCGATCGATCTCCTCAATGATGTCATGATGCGAGGTGGCAACAGTTTTTTGTCCGGCGAGGTGTCGTCATCTGGGAAAATCCAGTGGAGTCCTCAAGGTCCTAAAAGGTCATCGGAGAGCCACCAGACGATCTCCAACCTGTCCTCCTCACCTTTGGATTACTCCATGAAAGACAAATCTCCATCTTGCAAGAGTGGAGCTATGACCTTAG GACAATCGTGTGAGCTTTGTGGCTTTAGCTTTGAAAACCGCAAGGCGCTAGCCAGTCACACACGGGCTCACCTTCGCCAACTGGGCGTGCTGGAATGGAGATCGGAAGGGGCGACCTCGCCGATTGAACGCCTCCGAGAGTTGATGCGGAAGGACCCGGTTAAGGTGGCTGCTGTCACCCGTCGCTATCGTGAGGGAGACGTTAACATCAAGAAG AAAACTGTTTCGCTATCCACTTTGTCAGATTCTGAATCACTGCCTGGCAGCAACCCGAATTTCTCAGGTCATAAAGTAGGTAAAGATGACCAAGGCGTGTCTCTCGGTACATCCAAACAAGTCCACGCGCATGCTGTAGCAGCGTACGGCGGAGGTGGTGTACGCGCTCCAAGAG CACTTGCGCTTCCAAAACGTATTCCAGCAGCGGGAGAAGAAAACCAAGACACCAACTCGCAGCAACCATCGCGGACCGGAAGCATCCCGGCTCTGCTGCCCAAACCGCCGTTAACTCCTTTGGTCAAACTGGTCGGAAAAGTTTACTCTCTCAAGTGCAG GTTCTGTGAAAAAGTGTTTCATGGACCTCACTCTGTTCAAGAGCAGTGGATCACACATCTGCAAAAACACATTCTGTCACTGGGCTACAAAGGTCAAGAGTCTCCCCCTGCTGCTCCCCCTGGTCTCATCCAATCTGTGGCTGTGTAG
- the LOC133151366 gene encoding transcription factor JunB-like isoform X2, with amino-acid sequence MNLNLSDPYRSSNFKSHHLRTDSELYSAAAADTGSLKLASPDLERLIIQNSNGLITTTPTPSQYQYNRGITEEQEGFAEGFVKALDDLHKMNQMAPPNVSIGTGGVACSAPGSVFGSPMQPEPLEYTNLGSCSTNPGLSSAVSYPSATISYLPHHPYHHHHHHHHHHSQSHHPQGAAHAPHSFQHSLAGAGLHAPRFGGLKEEPQTVPDMQSSDSSPPMSPIDLENQERIKAERKRLRNRLAASKCRRRKLERISRLEDRVKVLKTDNAGLSNTASLLREQVAQLKEKVMTHVNSGCQLMLSPKVKSY; translated from the coding sequence ATGAACTTGAACTTGTCTGATCCTTATCGGAGCTCCAACTTCAAGTCTCACCACCTGCGGACCGACTCTGAGTTGTATTCTGCGGCCGCGGCGGACACGGGCTCCCTCAAGCTCGCCTCTCCGGATTTAGAGCGACTTATTATTCAGAACAGCAACGGGCTCATCACCACCACGCCCACGCCGAGCCAGTACCAGTACAACCGCGGGATCACAGAGGAGCAGGAGGGCTTTGCCGAAGGTTTCGTGAAGGCGTTGGACGACTTGCACAAGATGAACCAGATGGCACCGCCCAACGTGTCCATCGGAACCGGGGGTGTAGCCTGCTCGGCGCCCGGTTCGGTGTTCGGGTCACCCATGCAGCCAGAGCCGCTCGAGTACACTAATCTGGGCAGTTGCTCCACGAACCCCGGCTTGTCGTCGGCTGTCAGCTACCCGTCCGCCACCATCAGCTACCTGCCGCACCACCcctatcaccaccaccaccaccatcatcaccatcacTCCCAATCGCATCACCCCCAGGGCGCGGCGCACGCCCCCCACTCCTTCCAACACTCGTTGGCCGGCGCCGGGCTGCATGCACCGCGCTTCGGCGGCCTCAAGGAGGAGCCCCAGACCGTCCCGGACATGCAGAGCAGTGACAGCTCGCCACCCATGTCCCCCATCGACCTGGAGAACCAGGAGCGAATCAAGGCGGAGCGCAAGCGGCTCAGGAATCGGCTGGCGGCGTCCAAGTGTCGGCGGCGCAAGCTGGAGCGCATCTCCCGTTTGGAGGACAGAGTTAAGGTTCTGAAAACAGACAACGCGGGGCTGTCCAACACGGCGTCCCTCTTACGGGAGCAGGTGGCTCAACTAAAAGAGAAAGTCATGACGCATGTGAACAGCGGCTGTCAGCTCATGTTGTCTCCCAAAGTCAAATCCTACTGA
- the LOC133151366 gene encoding transcription factor JunB-like isoform X1 translates to MSTIMEQPFYDDSFLSAYGHSGAALPDYKLLKQNMNLNLSDPYRSSNFKSHHLRTDSELYSAAAADTGSLKLASPDLERLIIQNSNGLITTTPTPSQYQYNRGITEEQEGFAEGFVKALDDLHKMNQMAPPNVSIGTGGVACSAPGSVFGSPMQPEPLEYTNLGSCSTNPGLSSAVSYPSATISYLPHHPYHHHHHHHHHHSQSHHPQGAAHAPHSFQHSLAGAGLHAPRFGGLKEEPQTVPDMQSSDSSPPMSPIDLENQERIKAERKRLRNRLAASKCRRRKLERISRLEDRVKVLKTDNAGLSNTASLLREQVAQLKEKVMTHVNSGCQLMLSPKVKSY, encoded by the coding sequence ATGTCCACAATAATGGAACAGCCTTTTTATGACGACTCGTTTCTCTCTGCTTATGGCCATTCAGGCGCAGCCCTGCCAGACTACAAGTTACTAAAGCAGAACATGAACTTGAACTTGTCTGATCCTTATCGGAGCTCCAACTTCAAGTCTCACCACCTGCGGACCGACTCTGAGTTGTATTCTGCGGCCGCGGCGGACACGGGCTCCCTCAAGCTCGCCTCTCCGGATTTAGAGCGACTTATTATTCAGAACAGCAACGGGCTCATCACCACCACGCCCACGCCGAGCCAGTACCAGTACAACCGCGGGATCACAGAGGAGCAGGAGGGCTTTGCCGAAGGTTTCGTGAAGGCGTTGGACGACTTGCACAAGATGAACCAGATGGCACCGCCCAACGTGTCCATCGGAACCGGGGGTGTAGCCTGCTCGGCGCCCGGTTCGGTGTTCGGGTCACCCATGCAGCCAGAGCCGCTCGAGTACACTAATCTGGGCAGTTGCTCCACGAACCCCGGCTTGTCGTCGGCTGTCAGCTACCCGTCCGCCACCATCAGCTACCTGCCGCACCACCcctatcaccaccaccaccaccatcatcaccatcacTCCCAATCGCATCACCCCCAGGGCGCGGCGCACGCCCCCCACTCCTTCCAACACTCGTTGGCCGGCGCCGGGCTGCATGCACCGCGCTTCGGCGGCCTCAAGGAGGAGCCCCAGACCGTCCCGGACATGCAGAGCAGTGACAGCTCGCCACCCATGTCCCCCATCGACCTGGAGAACCAGGAGCGAATCAAGGCGGAGCGCAAGCGGCTCAGGAATCGGCTGGCGGCGTCCAAGTGTCGGCGGCGCAAGCTGGAGCGCATCTCCCGTTTGGAGGACAGAGTTAAGGTTCTGAAAACAGACAACGCGGGGCTGTCCAACACGGCGTCCCTCTTACGGGAGCAGGTGGCTCAACTAAAAGAGAAAGTCATGACGCATGTGAACAGCGGCTGTCAGCTCATGTTGTCTCCCAAAGTCAAATCCTACTGA